One region of Streptomyces capillispiralis genomic DNA includes:
- a CDS encoding class I SAM-dependent methyltransferase, whose translation MSDPYERSAEYLDILIAEAWDALGPALADVLARVRATTGTVVDLGAGSGRGVRVIRDALPGAPVLAVEPSAAMRAVLLARVHEDAELRRRVTVVPDDCAGAEWPDGVRAVVALNMVGHLPPGQRRALWGRAAHQLAPGGALVFNITPPFAPVEVERVRMAGAVIGEMEYEGWASARPTGADEITWRMEYGVLRRGRSLGRASVEYRWWVATEEALAAEAAEAGLALRRAGDPALGLCVLERADTTSSHIG comes from the coding sequence ATGAGCGACCCCTACGAACGGTCCGCGGAGTACCTCGACATCCTGATCGCCGAGGCGTGGGACGCGCTGGGCCCGGCCCTGGCGGACGTCCTGGCCCGGGTGCGGGCCACCACCGGCACCGTGGTGGACCTCGGGGCGGGATCGGGCCGGGGCGTGCGCGTGATCCGCGACGCGCTGCCGGGGGCGCCGGTACTGGCCGTCGAGCCCTCGGCCGCGATGCGCGCCGTCCTGCTCGCCCGGGTGCATGAGGACGCGGAACTGCGCAGGCGGGTCACGGTGGTTCCCGACGACTGCGCCGGCGCCGAATGGCCCGACGGGGTGCGCGCGGTGGTGGCCCTGAACATGGTCGGCCACCTGCCGCCCGGGCAGCGGCGCGCGCTGTGGGGCCGCGCCGCCCACCAACTCGCCCCGGGCGGCGCCCTGGTGTTCAACATCACTCCGCCGTTCGCGCCCGTCGAGGTGGAGCGGGTGCGGATGGCCGGGGCCGTCATCGGCGAGATGGAGTACGAGGGCTGGGCGAGCGCGCGCCCCACGGGCGCGGACGAGATCACCTGGCGCATGGAGTACGGCGTGCTGCGCCGGGGCCGGTCGCTGGGCCGGGCGTCGGTCGAGTACCGCTGGTGGGTCGCCACGGAGGAGGCGCTGGCCGCCGAGGCCGCCGAGGCGGGGCTGGCCCTGCGCCGGGCGGGTGATCCGGCGCTGGGGCTGTGTGTTCTGGAGCGCGCGGACACAACGTCATCACACATTGGTTGA
- a CDS encoding GNAT family N-acetyltransferase, whose product MTTHERVHAPVITQISRPEDVTAALGRELTDCWAGVINAGGAVVPMDCPLPPVSPSTLGPAMDRIAGQLSPQRLRLLMATVDGTLAGWMLLRREQHPLVAHCGVVNHVQTRVGFRGRGVGVALMRHAARIAREEMGLERLQLTARDGLGLDAFYRKAGWTEVGRWPGALRVAPGDDRDEILMSLEL is encoded by the coding sequence GTGACCACGCATGAGAGAGTGCACGCGCCCGTCATCACGCAGATCAGCCGGCCCGAGGACGTCACCGCCGCCCTCGGACGGGAGCTGACCGACTGCTGGGCGGGCGTCATCAACGCCGGCGGGGCGGTCGTCCCGATGGACTGCCCGCTGCCCCCGGTGAGTCCGTCGACGCTCGGACCGGCGATGGACCGGATCGCCGGACAGCTCTCCCCGCAGCGGCTCAGGCTGCTGATGGCGACCGTGGACGGCACCCTCGCCGGCTGGATGCTGCTGCGCCGTGAGCAGCACCCGCTCGTGGCGCACTGCGGGGTGGTGAACCATGTGCAGACCCGGGTCGGCTTCCGGGGCCGGGGCGTCGGCGTCGCGCTGATGCGGCACGCCGCGCGGATCGCGCGCGAGGAGATGGGCCTGGAGCGGCTGCAACTGACCGCGCGGGACGGTCTGGGCCTGGACGCCTTCTACCGCAAGGCCGGCTGGACCGAGGTGGGCCGGTGGCCGGGCGCGCTGCGGGTGGCACCCGGGGACGACCGGGACGAGATCCTCATGAGCCTGGAGCTGTGA
- a CDS encoding class I SAM-dependent methyltransferase produces MGVSMETAKAWVERWELQQQRYAVDREERFTVITDVVEHATAGRARPLLLDLGCGPGSLSARLADRLPDAEIVAVDMDPLLLELGRTHHSDSARYVDAVIGEEGWTDALGLRRPLDAAVSTTALHYLPEPVLLDTYRRLAALLRPGGVLVNGDHFPPDEAPCADLTAHVGRRRAERTGGHVHEDWGSWWAAAARDPELADLFVEREQRLAALGGGGGDEELTAGRHAALLRQAGFRHVTSVWQFGDSAVLVAVKGDGGA; encoded by the coding sequence ATGGGCGTGAGCATGGAGACGGCCAAAGCGTGGGTGGAGCGCTGGGAGCTTCAGCAGCAGCGGTACGCGGTGGACCGCGAGGAGCGGTTCACGGTGATCACGGACGTCGTCGAGCACGCCACCGCCGGCCGTGCCCGGCCGCTCCTGCTCGACCTCGGCTGCGGCCCCGGCTCCCTGTCCGCCCGGCTCGCCGACCGGCTGCCGGACGCGGAGATCGTCGCCGTCGACATGGACCCGCTGCTGCTGGAGCTGGGCCGCACCCACCACTCCGACAGCGCACGCTACGTCGACGCGGTGATCGGCGAGGAGGGCTGGACGGACGCCCTCGGGCTGCGACGCCCGCTGGACGCCGCCGTCTCCACGACGGCCCTGCACTACCTCCCGGAGCCGGTGCTCCTGGACACCTACCGGCGGCTCGCGGCCCTGCTGCGTCCCGGCGGTGTCCTCGTCAACGGCGACCACTTCCCGCCCGACGAGGCCCCGTGCGCGGACCTCACCGCGCACGTCGGCCGCCGCCGCGCCGAGCGGACGGGCGGCCACGTCCACGAGGACTGGGGGTCGTGGTGGGCCGCGGCCGCCCGGGACCCGGAGCTGGCCGACCTGTTCGTGGAGCGCGAGCAGCGCCTGGCCGCCCTCGGGGGCGGCGGGGGCGACGAGGAGCTGACGGCGGGCCGCCATGCCGCGCTGCTGCGGCAGGCGGGCTTCCGGCACGTCACCTCCGTCTGGCAGTTCGGCGACAGCGCCGTGCTGGTGGCGGTCAAGGGGGACGGCGGCGCGTGA
- a CDS encoding aminotransferase class V-fold PLP-dependent enzyme, translating into MSAAGRLPGAEHDEDALWQRELREQFPIVTAHPESAYLDSAATSQKPRAVLDAVQTYLTTSNANAGRGTYPWANRTTELVDTTRQRVKDFLHDPGPDRSGVHFTSGTTEGLRSVARDWLVPHLTDGDEILVPHADHRANLDPWLEARLLLAERGVDIRVRALPYQEGSGDYDHRALDGVVGPRTRFVAATHVHHVYGGDMNVHRIREAVGPDVPICLDAAQSVGHLPVDVSELDVDFVVFSGHKAMALPGTGAVWARNARGPVFRPGGWQGTPNTAGIVSLRAALDWLDAAGPHRIARWTTGLAGRLTDRLRHLDAYEILGCQVSLAAGSALPAAQRRHGIVTFRHRDIPSDDLGFILYSHGFMVRADTMCQAGVGEKDGSVRVSLHVYNTVEEVDRLLSVLESLN; encoded by the coding sequence ATGAGCGCGGCCGGCCGGCTCCCCGGGGCGGAGCACGATGAAGACGCGCTGTGGCAGCGGGAGTTGCGGGAGCAGTTCCCGATCGTCACGGCGCACCCGGAGTCGGCGTACCTGGACAGCGCGGCGACCTCGCAGAAGCCGCGCGCCGTGCTGGACGCCGTACAGACCTACCTCACCACGTCGAACGCGAACGCGGGCCGGGGCACCTACCCCTGGGCCAACCGCACCACGGAACTGGTGGACACGACCCGGCAGCGGGTCAAGGACTTCCTGCACGACCCCGGACCGGACCGCTCCGGCGTCCACTTCACCAGCGGCACCACCGAGGGCCTGCGCAGCGTCGCCCGCGACTGGCTCGTCCCCCACCTCACCGACGGCGACGAGATCCTGGTGCCGCACGCCGACCACCGGGCCAACCTCGACCCCTGGCTCGAGGCGCGGCTGCTGCTGGCCGAGCGCGGCGTCGACATCCGCGTGCGGGCACTGCCGTACCAGGAGGGCTCCGGCGACTACGACCACCGCGCCCTGGACGGGGTGGTCGGCCCGCGCACCCGCTTCGTGGCCGCCACGCACGTCCACCACGTGTACGGCGGCGACATGAACGTGCACCGGATCCGCGAGGCGGTCGGCCCGGACGTGCCGATCTGCCTGGACGCCGCCCAGAGCGTCGGCCATCTGCCCGTCGACGTCAGCGAGCTGGACGTCGACTTCGTGGTGTTCTCCGGGCACAAGGCGATGGCGCTGCCCGGGACCGGGGCGGTGTGGGCGCGCAACGCGCGCGGTCCGGTGTTCCGTCCGGGCGGCTGGCAGGGGACACCCAACACGGCGGGCATCGTGTCGCTGCGGGCCGCACTGGACTGGCTGGACGCGGCCGGACCGCACCGGATCGCGCGCTGGACCACCGGCCTCGCCGGCCGGCTGACCGACCGGCTGCGCCACCTCGACGCCTACGAGATCCTCGGCTGCCAGGTCAGTCTGGCCGCCGGCTCCGCGCTGCCGGCGGCCCAGCGTCGGCACGGCATCGTCACGTTCCGGCACCGCGACATCCCCTCCGACGACCTGGGGTTCATCCTCTACAGCCACGGTTTCATGGTGCGCGCCGACACCATGTGCCAGGCCGGAGTGGGGGAGAAGGACGGTTCGGTGCGGGTCAGTCTCCATGTGTACAACACCGTGGAGGAGGTCGACCGGTTGCTGAGCGTACTCGAGTCACTGAACTGA
- a CDS encoding pyridoxal-phosphate dependent enzyme, producing the protein MRYDSITEAIGNTPLVRIDPAVHGLRNIDLYAKLEMLNPFGSVKDRPAWHMARPHLEGADGEGTVVELSSGNTAKALALLAGMHGLKFKSVTNRMRVPEIKELLLLLGAEIEELPGRSECLDPTDTDDPLTHFHQALSDPDSTYLHTDQYFNPRNTEAHAAGTGPEIVKDLDGRVPDWFIACVGTAGSSTGVARVLREHDPAVRVLGLVAHKSDFIPGIRTIDEVHQVGLFDPGTYDTIESVTSGEAIDGMVTLIRRCGLLSGPTGGAAYQGAVRHLRDADAELDGTGERRTAVFIVCDRAESYLSYVRRRRPELLGQAKRGHTAASLTDAEAQAEARVITVADARRWTAEGDPRPLVVDLRSPHAYGALHIEGSVNIVDEVFDELVRGGLPFSKRTPVLLACPVGEKSLRYAALLTRRGHPDVRSLAGGIVAWRDAGAPLVRE; encoded by the coding sequence ATGAGGTACGACAGCATCACCGAGGCCATCGGCAACACACCGCTGGTGCGCATCGACCCGGCCGTGCACGGCCTGCGCAACATCGACCTGTACGCGAAGCTGGAGATGCTCAACCCGTTCGGGTCGGTCAAGGACCGGCCCGCCTGGCACATGGCCCGGCCCCATCTGGAGGGCGCCGACGGCGAAGGGACGGTCGTCGAGCTCTCCAGCGGCAACACCGCCAAGGCGCTGGCGCTGCTGGCCGGCATGCACGGACTGAAGTTCAAGAGCGTCACCAACCGGATGCGGGTCCCGGAGATCAAGGAGCTGCTGCTGCTCCTCGGCGCCGAGATCGAGGAACTGCCCGGGCGCAGCGAGTGCCTGGACCCGACCGACACGGACGATCCGCTGACCCACTTCCACCAGGCGCTCTCCGACCCGGACAGCACCTACCTGCACACCGACCAGTACTTCAACCCGCGCAACACCGAGGCGCACGCGGCGGGCACCGGGCCCGAGATAGTGAAGGACCTGGACGGCCGGGTGCCGGACTGGTTCATCGCCTGTGTGGGCACGGCCGGTTCGTCCACCGGAGTCGCGCGCGTCCTGCGCGAACACGACCCGGCCGTCCGGGTCCTCGGCCTGGTCGCCCACAAGTCCGACTTCATCCCCGGCATCCGCACCATCGACGAGGTCCACCAGGTCGGCCTGTTCGACCCGGGGACGTACGACACCATCGAGTCGGTGACCTCCGGGGAGGCCATCGACGGGATGGTCACCCTGATCCGCCGCTGCGGACTGCTGTCCGGACCGACCGGAGGCGCCGCCTACCAGGGCGCGGTACGCCATCTGCGGGACGCGGACGCCGAACTGGACGGCACGGGGGAGCGCCGCACGGCCGTGTTCATCGTGTGCGACCGGGCCGAGAGCTACCTCAGCTACGTGCGCAGGCGCCGCCCCGAGCTGCTGGGCCAGGCGAAGCGGGGGCACACGGCGGCGTCCCTCACCGACGCCGAGGCGCAGGCGGAGGCCCGGGTCATCACCGTCGCCGACGCCCGCCGCTGGACCGCGGAGGGCGATCCCCGCCCGCTCGTCGTCGATCTGCGCAGCCCGCACGCCTACGGGGCCCTGCACATCGAGGGCTCGGTCAACATCGTCGACGAGGTGTTCGACGAACTGGTCCGCGGCGGCCTCCCGTTCAGCAAGCGCACCCCGGTCCTGCTGGCCTGTCCCGTCGGCGAGAAGTCCCTGCGCTACGCCGCGCTGCTGACCCGCAGGGGACATCCCGACGTGCGCAGCCTGGCCGGCGGCATCGTCGCCTGGCGGGACGCGGGCGCGCCGCTGGTGCGCGAATGA
- a CDS encoding Y4yA family PLP-dependent enzyme, producing the protein MDVPLYLRPRVEPPLASLLRAQTFLHSLVDALGSPLNVLIPEVVAENAARFRAVQRRHHLAGRVYYAHKANRSSSLVRRLAAEDVAAVGIDVASLEELRHALGCGFTGDRIMATGPKDAEFLWLAARVGATVNLDSPGELEQLAGLVRGHGLARVDVLVRLSGFESAAVQGGTGTRLLARRSRFGTPVREAEALLSALERHRDVVELTGVAYHLDTTGVEEKARALEQCVLFMDECRARGLAPRALDIGGGFGVGYLADAEEWERWTTALSEAVLGVRPPLTWRGHGYGLRNEGGTVRGNAALYPAHRPTAGPGYLDELLSMPAPVLGRPSATLLLEHLHDLYIEPGRSLVDQCGLSLARVLDVRPAGEEPDRYLVRLGMNAGDMSLEEHGVLMDPVLLPRGGPADGEEEPVGVFLAGNLCLEADLITRRLVHLPRLPRAGDLLAFTNTAGYAMDFHAHRAQRQPLARTVAVEPEGDSWRWCLDEDYWPLTSPGGTTA; encoded by the coding sequence GTGGACGTGCCCTTGTATCTGAGGCCACGGGTGGAGCCACCGCTCGCCTCGCTGCTGAGGGCCCAAACGTTTCTGCACTCGTTGGTCGACGCACTGGGGTCGCCACTGAACGTACTGATCCCGGAGGTCGTCGCCGAGAACGCAGCACGCTTCCGCGCCGTCCAGCGCCGCCACCACCTGGCGGGGCGGGTGTACTACGCGCACAAGGCGAACCGGTCCAGCTCCCTGGTGCGGCGGCTGGCGGCCGAGGACGTCGCCGCCGTCGGCATCGACGTCGCCTCCCTGGAGGAGCTGCGGCACGCCCTGGGCTGCGGCTTCACCGGGGACCGGATCATGGCGACCGGCCCCAAGGACGCCGAGTTCCTGTGGCTGGCTGCGCGCGTGGGCGCGACGGTGAACCTCGACTCGCCCGGCGAGCTGGAACAGCTGGCCGGCCTGGTGCGCGGGCACGGCCTCGCCCGGGTCGACGTACTGGTGCGCCTGTCCGGATTCGAGTCGGCCGCCGTCCAGGGAGGCACGGGCACCCGCCTGCTCGCGCGGCGCAGCCGCTTCGGCACCCCCGTGCGCGAGGCGGAGGCACTGCTGTCCGCGCTCGAACGGCACCGGGACGTGGTGGAGTTGACGGGCGTCGCCTACCACCTGGACACCACCGGCGTGGAGGAGAAGGCGCGCGCCCTGGAACAGTGCGTGCTGTTCATGGACGAGTGCCGGGCGCGGGGACTCGCGCCCCGCGCCCTCGACATCGGCGGCGGATTCGGCGTCGGGTACCTCGCCGACGCCGAGGAGTGGGAACGCTGGACCACCGCGCTGAGCGAGGCGGTGCTCGGCGTCCGTCCGCCCCTCACCTGGCGCGGCCACGGCTACGGGCTGCGCAACGAGGGCGGGACGGTCCGCGGGAACGCCGCCCTGTACCCCGCGCACCGCCCCACCGCCGGCCCCGGCTACCTGGACGAACTGCTCTCGATGCCCGCCCCGGTCCTGGGCCGCCCGTCGGCCACCCTCCTCCTGGAACACCTACACGACCTGTACATCGAGCCCGGCCGTTCCCTGGTCGACCAGTGCGGACTGTCGCTGGCGCGGGTCCTCGACGTACGGCCGGCGGGCGAGGAACCGGACCGGTACCTGGTGCGCCTCGGCATGAACGCGGGGGACATGAGCCTGGAGGAGCACGGTGTCCTCATGGACCCGGTGCTGCTGCCGCGCGGCGGGCCGGCCGACGGCGAGGAGGAGCCGGTCGGGGTCTTCCTCGCCGGCAACCTGTGCCTGGAGGCCGACCTGATCACCCGGCGCCTCGTCCACCTCCCCAGGCTGCCCCGCGCGGGCGATCTGCTCGCCTTCACCAACACCGCCGGCTACGCGATGGACTTCCACGCCCACCGCGCGCAACGGCAGCCGCTCGCGCGGACCGTCGCGGTGGAGCCGGAGGGCGACTCCTGGCGCTGGTGCCTGGACGAGGACTACTGGCCGCTCACTTCCCCGGGGGGAACGACCGCATGA
- a CDS encoding ABC transporter ATP-binding protein — protein sequence MTGTADTTGPEAGLPARGSLRALLPALAGHRAMTARTCAAALLEQGSLVALVTLAAHTVGTAVIEDRAPSAATVTALVALVVVRALMTWREMDLSHDLAYRVLAALRVRVFDGLARSAPARVAGRRSGDLAATAMADVEALEFFYAHTTAQLLAAGTVFTAGSVVLATVEPWLLAAVLPVAALLAAAPFADARPRAVRGSRTRTATAGLSADTVETVDGLRELLAFGALAERRRRLAERGRQVGAAQRAEATWEAVASAVRDLLIVAAVLGVVAAAAQSLTAGRLHGAWAPAAMALALSVLGPVAESARSLSQAVSLRAAAARVDAAVKAPALAPPPAAPRALPPGPLGVRLRGVRFDYGSGPVLDGVELTVPAGRTLALVGASGAGKSTCAHLLARFWDPTGGAVELIPADGDPVDLREVDDAELRGALALVGQDTPLFHGTLAENLRLAAPDADDALLAETARLCGVDLIAPMDTPVGERGATLSGGQRARIALARALLARPRVLVLDESTAHLDNAGDARLAAALDAPGRTTLVIAHRRATIRRADRIAVLEDGRITEEGTWDDLTGRPGSALNRVLATAPSGP from the coding sequence ATGACCGGCACCGCCGACACCACCGGCCCCGAGGCCGGCCTGCCCGCGCGGGGCTCCCTGCGCGCCCTGCTGCCCGCACTCGCCGGGCACCGCGCCATGACGGCCCGCACCTGCGCCGCCGCACTCCTCGAACAGGGGTCCCTCGTCGCGCTGGTGACGCTCGCCGCGCACACCGTGGGCACCGCCGTCATCGAGGACCGCGCCCCCTCCGCCGCCACCGTCACCGCGCTCGTCGCCCTCGTCGTGGTGCGCGCCCTGATGACCTGGCGCGAGATGGACCTCTCGCACGACCTGGCCTACCGCGTCCTGGCCGCGCTGCGGGTCCGGGTCTTCGACGGCCTCGCCCGCAGCGCGCCCGCCCGGGTCGCCGGCCGGCGCAGCGGCGACCTCGCCGCCACCGCCATGGCCGACGTGGAGGCGCTGGAGTTCTTCTACGCCCACACCACCGCCCAACTGCTCGCGGCGGGAACGGTGTTCACCGCCGGGTCGGTGGTCCTGGCCACGGTGGAACCGTGGCTGCTGGCGGCCGTACTGCCGGTCGCGGCGCTGCTCGCCGCGGCCCCCTTCGCCGACGCCCGCCCCCGCGCGGTGCGCGGCAGCCGCACCCGGACGGCCACCGCGGGACTGTCGGCGGACACCGTGGAGACCGTCGACGGGCTGCGCGAGCTGCTCGCCTTCGGCGCCCTGGCCGAACGGCGCCGGCGGCTGGCCGAGCGGGGTCGGCAGGTGGGCGCGGCACAACGGGCCGAGGCCACCTGGGAGGCGGTCGCCTCCGCGGTCCGCGACCTGCTGATCGTGGCCGCCGTGCTCGGCGTGGTGGCCGCGGCGGCGCAGTCCCTGACCGCCGGACGCCTGCACGGCGCGTGGGCTCCGGCGGCGATGGCGCTGGCCCTGTCGGTCCTGGGCCCGGTCGCCGAGTCGGCCAGGTCGCTGAGCCAGGCCGTGTCCCTGCGCGCGGCCGCCGCCAGGGTCGACGCGGCCGTCAAGGCCCCCGCCCTCGCCCCACCGCCCGCCGCACCCCGCGCCCTGCCCCCCGGCCCGCTGGGTGTCCGGTTGCGCGGGGTGCGCTTCGACTACGGCAGCGGGCCCGTACTGGACGGGGTCGAGCTGACCGTCCCCGCGGGGCGGACCCTCGCCCTGGTCGGCGCGTCGGGGGCCGGCAAGTCGACCTGCGCCCACCTGCTCGCCCGCTTCTGGGACCCGACCGGGGGAGCGGTCGAGCTGATCCCCGCCGACGGCGACCCCGTCGACCTGCGGGAGGTGGACGACGCCGAACTCCGGGGCGCCCTCGCGCTGGTCGGCCAGGACACCCCCCTCTTCCACGGCACCCTCGCCGAGAACCTGCGGCTCGCCGCCCCCGACGCGGACGACGCCCTGCTCGCCGAGACGGCCCGGCTGTGCGGCGTCGACCTGATCGCCCCGATGGACACACCGGTCGGCGAGCGCGGTGCCACCCTCTCCGGCGGTCAACGCGCCCGCATCGCCCTCGCCCGCGCCCTCCTGGCCCGGCCGCGGGTGCTCGTGCTCGACGAGTCCACGGCCCACCTGGACAACGCGGGCGACGCCCGGCTCGCCGCCGCCCTGGACGCGCCGGGGCGCACCACCCTCGTCATCGCGCACCGCCGCGCCACCATCCGCCGGGCCGACCGGATCGCCGTCCTCGAGGACGGCCGCATCACCGAGGAGGGCACCTGGGACGACCTCACCGGCCGCCCCGGCAGCGCGCTCAACCGCGTGCTCGCCACCGCCCCTTCCGGGCCGTGA
- a CDS encoding ABC transporter ATP-binding protein/permease, giving the protein MIVHPELRRAARHARRPLLTATLLQGAGTLTHLVQAVLLAVALARLARGDTGGLPWLLAAVLAVVAARAALTTWQRRTATRAGARVRVALRDELVARLGRLGPAHLTTARAGAVRTTLVDGVEGVDAYVSRYLPQLLITLTVPPLVLAALAAVEPAALLGLVPALLLALAGPRAWDRLLAERGKEHWDTYEGLGADYLEALQGMPALRAAGAVGRTRERLERRSAALHRATVAKLRVSLVDTGITDLAIQGGTAAAALLACWSAVTGSTTATGTYLVLLLASECFRPVRDLAREWHAGYLGVSAADGIAALRTAEPAVPDTATAPAHWAGPPEVRFQDVAFTYDGAGTPALHGVTFTAEAGRTTAIVGPSGAGKSTLLALLLRHHDPREGGITLDGRPTTAYALDSLRQGIAVVSQETYLFHATVADNLRLARPDATDDELVRAARTAGIHDEIAALPDGYATVVGERGATLSGGQRQRLALARALLADTPVLVLDEATSAVDERREAGIVRELLKAAGGRTVLVVAHRLAAVRHADRIVVLDAGRVDAVGDHAALVEAGGVYARLVEAGHTHPGGLAA; this is encoded by the coding sequence GTGATCGTCCACCCCGAACTGCGCCGCGCCGCCCGGCACGCCCGGCGCCCCCTGCTCACGGCCACCCTCCTGCAAGGGGCCGGCACCCTCACCCACCTCGTGCAGGCCGTGCTGCTGGCCGTCGCCCTCGCCCGTCTGGCCCGCGGCGACACCGGCGGGCTGCCGTGGCTGCTCGCCGCCGTGCTCGCCGTCGTCGCCGCCCGCGCCGCGCTCACCACCTGGCAGCGGCGCACCGCCACCCGCGCCGGAGCCCGGGTCAGGGTCGCCCTGCGGGACGAACTCGTCGCCCGCCTCGGCCGGCTGGGCCCCGCCCACCTGACCACCGCCCGCGCCGGAGCCGTACGCACCACCCTCGTCGACGGTGTGGAGGGCGTCGACGCCTACGTCTCCCGCTACCTGCCCCAGCTCCTGATCACCCTGACCGTGCCGCCCCTGGTGCTGGCCGCACTGGCCGCGGTGGAACCGGCCGCCCTGCTCGGCCTGGTCCCGGCCCTGCTGCTGGCCCTCGCCGGGCCGCGCGCCTGGGACCGGCTCCTGGCCGAACGCGGCAAGGAACACTGGGACACCTACGAGGGACTGGGCGCCGACTACCTGGAGGCGCTCCAGGGCATGCCCGCCCTGCGCGCCGCCGGCGCCGTCGGCCGCACCCGGGAGCGCCTGGAGCGGCGCTCGGCGGCGCTGCACCGGGCGACCGTCGCCAAACTGCGGGTGTCCCTGGTCGACACCGGCATCACCGACCTGGCCATCCAGGGCGGCACCGCGGCCGCCGCGCTCCTCGCGTGCTGGTCGGCCGTCACCGGATCGACCACCGCGACCGGCACCTACCTGGTGCTGCTGCTGGCCTCCGAGTGCTTCCGCCCGGTCCGCGACCTGGCCCGCGAGTGGCACGCCGGATACCTGGGGGTGTCGGCCGCGGACGGGATCGCCGCGCTGCGCACCGCCGAGCCCGCCGTCCCGGACACCGCCACCGCTCCGGCACACTGGGCGGGACCGCCCGAAGTACGGTTCCAGGACGTGGCGTTCACCTACGACGGGGCGGGGACGCCCGCACTGCACGGCGTCACCTTCACCGCCGAGGCGGGACGCACCACCGCGATCGTCGGCCCGTCCGGCGCGGGCAAGTCCACGCTGCTCGCCCTGCTGCTGCGCCACCACGACCCGCGGGAGGGCGGCATCACCCTCGACGGCCGCCCCACGACCGCGTACGCCCTCGACTCGCTGCGGCAGGGCATCGCCGTCGTGTCGCAGGAGACGTACCTCTTCCACGCCACCGTCGCCGACAACCTGCGCCTGGCCCGCCCGGACGCGACGGACGACGAACTGGTCCGCGCGGCGCGCACCGCCGGCATCCACGACGAGATCGCCGCCCTGCCCGACGGCTACGCCACCGTGGTCGGCGAGCGCGGCGCCACCCTCTCCGGCGGGCAGCGCCAGCGGCTCGCCCTCGCGCGGGCCCTGCTCGCGGACACGCCCGTGCTCGTCCTCGACGAGGCGACCAGCGCGGTCGACGAACGCCGCGAGGCCGGGATCGTCCGCGAACTGCTCAAGGCCGCCGGCGGCCGGACCGTCCTGGTCGTCGCCCACCGGCTCGCCGCCGTCCGGCACGCCGACCGCATCGTCGTCCTCGACGCCGGACGGGTCGACGCCGTCGGCGACCACGCCGCACTGGTCGAGGCCGGAGGCGTCTACGCGCGGCTCGTCGAGGCCGGCCACACCCACCCGGGAGGACTCGCCGCATGA